From one Budorcas taxicolor isolate Tak-1 chromosome 21, Takin1.1, whole genome shotgun sequence genomic stretch:
- the LOC128067014 gene encoding liprin-alpha-1-like codes for MGRRRARLWALFQCCIPKAKAKTRKNLASAQVLEAERPEVRAAGGWARRIGLHAAKHRPQQVDLVSGCAGAAWRTGGGPTRRETLSGGVTGARGLSYRELATSTEELNICREQLLAREEEIALLKAERNNIMLLLEHLEFLVSRYTPSLQTTAGKWQAQSPAGMTSELEVIKSLKSLFEHHKALDKKVPPRIRVTLERCSLLEELGATHNKLMILKEKNNLKKILMDGVLDVNHKQENIPKANGKRTRDEDLAPVIELKEIIKKKSREQREMKDRLAALSAHVTELEKDLDTARKDLLKSKEVHVKLQQDVREAMAQKEDMEKRITTLEKCYLAAQRKAISVHNLDDKLENEIANKDSMHRQKEDKDRQLQLCLELAEQKLQQMLTEVVAELAQRGAALSKAGERHSSMEERGVWAGGAAGRAGAAFLRRSCLCRPVVLHKASDCRGRQHKAARLSRVTRKLGPFDLFYPVQPLKDQDRERGQQASVLANVGQVFKSDKGVSDGMGDRVTLFSTPALLSPSGQADAKTPAGRIQKQLDRINEESWLIQKDKENTDQRAEGIESRVGSGSFSNLRRFKSSDSLNLDFASSHAGSFPPSRGRSMPERRQPSPEQEEDKLGFMTLLPAIQEEVEDDTIKCETSTSASLRSFRLDRLTGSLRTASNEDIRDARNATGSQDSLGSNPSNSNSSQDSLQKAPKKKGIKSSIGRWFGKKEKGRPGHTSKEALGPGGCFTVQREEGLHVCPFCVSPTVPTRLLSLTLGVLLGGAEEASVFSRVRDDQIS; via the exons ATGGGTCGCAGGAGGGCCCGCCTGTGGGCGCTTTTCCAGTGCTGCATCCCCAAGGCAAAGGCCAAGACAAGGAAGAACTTGGCCTCGGCCCAAGTCCTGGAAGCAGAGCGGCCTGAGGTGAGAGCAGCCGGGGGCTGGGCCCGTCGGATTGGCCTTCACGCGGCGAAGC ATCGACCCCAGCAGGTTGACCTTGTAAGTGGTTGTGCAGGGGCTGCGTGGAGGACGGGCGGGGGCCCCACAAGAAGGGAAACACTGTCTGGAGGAGTCACTGGGGCACGTGGATTGAGCTATAGA GAGTTGGCAACATCTACGGAAGAACTCAATATATGCCGGGAACAGCTTCttgcaagagaagaagaaatagctctgctgaaagcagagaggaataaCATCATG ctgctgctggagcaCCTGGAGTTCCTGGTTTCCCGGTATACACCGTCCCTCCAGACGACGGCGGGCAAGTGGCAGGCGCAGTCCCCAGCCGGCATGACCAGCGAGCTGGAGGTGATCAAGTCACTGAAATCACTCTTTGAGCACCACAAGGCCCTGGACAAGAAGGTACCA CCACGTATTAGGGTGA CACTTGAAAGGTGTAGTTTGTTAGAAGAATTAGGTGCCACACACAACAA actgatgattcttaaagagaagaataACCTGAAAAAGATACTAATGGATGGGGTGCTTGATGTAAATCACAAGCAAGAAAACATACCAAAAGCCAATGGAAAG AGAACCCGCGACGAAGACCTGGCTCCGGTGATCGAGCTCAAGGAAATCATCAAGAAGAAGTCACGGGAGCAGAGAGAAATGAAGGACCGCCTGGCAGCCCTCTCTGCCCACGtaacagagctggagaaggaccTGGACACGGCCAGGAAGGACCTCCTCAAGTCCAAGGAAGTACACGTGAAACTACAGCAGGACGTCCGTGAA GCGATGGCCCAAAAGgaggacatggagaagagaatcacTACACTTGAGAAATGCTACCTCGCTGCACAGCGCAAAGCCATCTCTGTGCACAACCTCGAtgataaacttgaaaatgaaatcgCAAATAAGGATTCTATGCATCGACAG AAGGAGGATAAAGACCGACAGCTGCAGCTGTGCCTGGAGCTGGCAGAGCAGAAGCTGCAGCAGATGCTGACAGAAGTGGTGGCTGAGCTGGCTCAGCGGGGAGCTGCACTCTCCAAG GCGGGAGAGAGACACAGCAGCATGGAGGAGAGGGGCGTGTGGGCCGGAGGCGCGGCTGGGCGGGCCGGCGCTGCCTTTCTCCGCCGCTCCTGTCTCTGCCGTCCAGT TGTGCTGCACAAGGCGAGTGACTGCCGTGGCCGACAGCACAAAGCTGCCAGGTTGAGTCGAGTGACTCGGAAACTTGGCCCGTTTGACTTGTTTTACCCC GTGCAGCCCCTGAAAGATCAGGACCGGGAGCGCGGGCAGCAAGCTAGCGTGCTGGCCAACGTGGGCCAGGTGTTCAAGAGTGACAAGGGCGTGTCAGACGGCATGGGCGACCGGGTCACCCTCTTCAGCACGCCCGCTCTGCTGTCGCCCAGCGGCCAGGCCGATGCCAAGACTCCGGCCGGGAGGATTCAGAAGCAGCTGGACAGGATCAACGAAGAAAGCTG gtTGATCCAAAAAGACAAGGAGAACACGGATCAGCGGGCGGAGGGGATTGAGAgcagggtgggcagtgggagCTTCAGCAACCTTCGGCGCTTTAAATCCTCGGACTCCCTCAACCTGGATTTCGCCTCCTCGCATGCCGGCTCCTTCCcgcccagcagagggcgctccaTGCCCgaaaggaggcagcccagccctgaGCAAGAAGAAGACAAGCTGGGCTTCATGACTCTG CTGCCAGCCATACAGGAAGAGGTAGAAGATGACACCATCAAATGTGAAACCTCGACCTCCGCCTCGCTGCGGTCCTTTCGGCTGGACCGGCTCACGGGCTCACTGCGCACAGCCAGCAATGAGGACATCAGGGACGCCCGCAA CGCGACAGGCTCTCAGGACAGTCTCGGGAGCAAccccagcaacagcaacagcagccaggACTCGCTGCAGAAAGCCCCAAAGAAGAAGGGCATCAAGTCCTCCATCGGTCGTTGGTTTGGCAAGAAGGAAAAGGGCCGGCCTGGACACACCAGCAAGGAGGCGTTAGGACCAGGTGGGTGCTTCACCGTTCAGAGGGAGGAGGGTCTGCATGTATgtcccttctgtgtctcccccaCTGTCCCCACGAGGCTGCTGTCACTCACGCTGGGTGTCCTCCTGGGAGGAGCGGAGGAGGCGTCTGTCTTCTCTAGGGTCCGAGATGATCAGATCAGTTGA